The following coding sequences are from one Nilaparvata lugens isolate BPH chromosome 6, ASM1435652v1, whole genome shotgun sequence window:
- the LOC111058419 gene encoding uncharacterized protein LOC111058419 isoform X1 produces MGRPVIPKSTVEKCFLKCVYKGLGIVANDDTFVLEKIKEILKELLGGNAFKIAENVADICSSEIKVDPAEECSIGKSVRACFVKKGKEVRNELRRRKNKKNCNCK; encoded by the exons ATGGGAAGGCCTGTAATACCAAAATCAACTGTAGAGAAA TGCTTCTTGAAATGTGTGTACAAAGGGTTGGGAATAGTG GCAAATGATGATACATTCGTTCtcgaaaaaataaaagaaatacTCAAGGAACTGTTAGGTGGGAACGCTTTCAAAATCGCGGAGAATGTTGCAGATATTTGTTCATCAGAAA tAAAAGTAGATCCTGCCGAAGAATGTTCTATCGGAAAATCTGTTAGAGCCTGCTTCGTGAAAAAGGGAAAGGAGGTAAGGAATGaattgagaagaagaaaaaacaagaaGAATTGCAATTGTAAATGA
- the LOC111058419 gene encoding uncharacterized protein LOC111058419 isoform X2 has product MGRPVIPKSTVEKCFLKCVYKGLGIVANDDTFVLEKIKEILKELLGGNAFKIAENVADICSSEIKVDPAEECSIGKSVRACFVKKGKELSFFPYL; this is encoded by the exons ATGGGAAGGCCTGTAATACCAAAATCAACTGTAGAGAAA TGCTTCTTGAAATGTGTGTACAAAGGGTTGGGAATAGTG GCAAATGATGATACATTCGTTCtcgaaaaaataaaagaaatacTCAAGGAACTGTTAGGTGGGAACGCTTTCAAAATCGCGGAGAATGTTGCAGATATTTGTTCATCAGAAA tAAAAGTAGATCCTGCCGAAGAATGTTCTATCGGAAAATCTGTTAGAGCCTGCTTCGTGAAAAAGGGAAAGGAG ttgAGCTTCTTTCCATACTTGTAG